In the Chroococcidiopsis sp. SAG 2025 genome, one interval contains:
- a CDS encoding rhomboid family intramembrane serine protease, with protein sequence MIPISNRIPSGRQPVVVYLIIGINIVLFIWEWKLDVKGELSHIINSWGVTPTKIFYVTTAAFTTLNPAAWIAWLLLQLSLVQGLFLHSSFSHLIGNSLFLLVFGKTLENLLGHLKFLYFYLLCGVLTFGLQILVEPTLNLPLIGSNGAIVGILGAYLYKFPRTKIDTILPLLIIFIPLEIPASFYLYWWFIQQLFYSIGNLSIHSSVNSFSLGYWMHGIGLIIGIVLMRSLKYK encoded by the coding sequence ATGATTCCAATTAGCAATCGCATTCCTAGCGGTAGGCAACCAGTTGTTGTCTATTTAATAATAGGTATAAATATTGTTTTATTTATCTGGGAATGGAAACTCGATGTTAAAGGAGAACTAAGCCATATCATTAATAGTTGGGGAGTGACTCCAACAAAAATATTTTATGTCACGACAGCAGCTTTTACTACCTTGAATCCTGCTGCTTGGATAGCTTGGCTTTTACTTCAGTTGTCCCTAGTTCAAGGACTATTTTTGCATAGTAGTTTCAGCCATTTAATCGGTAATTCACTATTTTTATTAGTATTTGGCAAAACTTTAGAGAACTTATTAGGACATCTCAAGTTTTTATATTTTTATTTACTATGTGGCGTTTTAACCTTTGGATTGCAGATTTTAGTTGAGCCTACACTCAATTTACCTTTAATTGGCTCGAATGGTGCGATCGTGGGAATTTTAGGAGCTTATCTCTACAAGTTTCCTAGAACTAAAATCGACACTATATTACCCTTACTAATTATATTTATTCCCCTGGAAATACCAGCATCCTTTTATTTGTATTGGTGGTTTATTCAACAGTTATTCTATAGTATTGGCAACTTAAGCATTCATAGCAGTGTAAATTCTTTCAGTCTTGGCTATTGGATGCATGGGATTGGATTGATTATTGGTATAGTTTTGATGCGCTCTCTAAAATATAAGTAG
- a CDS encoding amidohydrolase, with product MSYTIQQALIPVEDGYTTVDVQIENDRIAAIAPQLPVNGMAIDGKNKLLLPGLFNAHTHSSEMWQRGMISPVPLELWLAELYDFAPLDPEQVYLSALGTAVETLLSGGTSVVDHLVSIPGKEIETVAAAVRAYREIGIRAFVAPLIQDEALSAGIPTGGKEVEKEAFFRSTNEILAMMEDVVTQFHRPEEGINLLVAPTGIQLCSDALFTGCIELSDRYNLCRHSHLLETKAQQKLALEKYGCSAVEHLKQIGYLSDRTSLAHCVWLDDDDIAILAETKSTVVHNPLSNLRLGSGIAPILKYRQAGINVSFGCDGSASNDSQDLLEAIKIGSILHTVTDPDYRHWITPRQAVEMASCGGAKGLNVSDTIGTLTVGKKADLVVYNLTNLSLLPRTDPIGLLILGRPTQVVDSAWVNGKQIVSSGKLRTIDVDELRQKLFHRSQWSSQRQSKTVTEIEVRYRVVMGL from the coding sequence GTGAGTTATACGATTCAACAAGCCTTAATTCCGGTTGAAGACGGTTACACAACAGTAGACGTACAGATAGAAAACGATCGCATTGCTGCTATTGCTCCCCAATTACCTGTAAACGGCATGGCGATCGATGGTAAAAATAAGTTACTCCTACCTGGTTTGTTTAACGCTCACACGCATTCTTCTGAAATGTGGCAACGGGGGATGATTTCTCCCGTTCCTTTAGAGTTGTGGCTTGCCGAACTGTACGATTTTGCCCCCCTCGATCCCGAACAAGTCTATCTCAGTGCTTTGGGTACGGCGGTAGAAACCCTGCTTTCAGGAGGGACTAGCGTTGTCGATCACTTAGTTTCGATCCCAGGAAAGGAAATTGAAACTGTAGCAGCGGCGGTGAGGGCGTATCGCGAAATTGGCATCCGGGCTTTCGTTGCGCCCCTAATTCAAGATGAAGCTTTGAGTGCGGGAATACCAACTGGAGGGAAGGAAGTAGAAAAAGAAGCTTTCTTTCGTTCTACAAATGAGATATTAGCAATGATGGAGGACGTTGTGACTCAATTCCACCGCCCAGAGGAAGGAATTAATCTACTCGTCGCCCCTACAGGAATTCAACTATGTTCTGATGCTTTATTTACAGGGTGTATTGAATTGAGCGATCGCTACAATCTCTGTCGTCACTCTCACCTACTCGAAACCAAAGCCCAGCAAAAATTAGCACTAGAGAAGTACGGTTGCAGTGCCGTAGAACATTTAAAACAAATTGGCTATTTGAGCGATCGCACCTCTTTAGCCCATTGTGTATGGTTGGATGACGACGACATTGCTATCCTTGCCGAAACGAAATCAACTGTAGTTCACAATCCCTTAAGTAACCTACGTTTAGGTAGCGGGATCGCCCCTATTTTAAAATATCGTCAAGCAGGAATAAACGTGAGTTTTGGTTGCGATGGTTCTGCAAGTAACGATTCGCAAGATTTGTTAGAAGCAATCAAAATTGGTTCAATTCTACACACCGTTACCGACCCAGATTATCGTCACTGGATTACACCCCGTCAAGCAGTAGAAATGGCATCTTGCGGCGGGGCGAAAGGACTAAATGTTTCAGATACAATAGGAACCTTAACAGTAGGAAAAAAAGCCGATCTAGTAGTTTATAATTTGACTAATTTATCGCTCCTACCTCGTACCGATCCAATTGGTTTACTAATATTAGGTCGTCCAACTCAGGTTGTCGATAGTGCTTGGGTGAATGGCAAGCAAATTGTGAGTAGTGGGAAGTTAAGAACTATTGATGTTGACGAATTACGACAAAAACTATTTCATCGCAGCCAATGGAGTAGCCAGCGCCAATCTAAAACTGTGACAGAAATTGAGGTTCGCTATCGCGTGGTGATGGGACTATAG